A window of the Parambassis ranga chromosome 17, fParRan2.1, whole genome shotgun sequence genome harbors these coding sequences:
- the plvapa gene encoding plasmalemma vesicle associated protein a translates to MYSSGYSHVSKYSPSASKKMQYRSKGKSCGYYMRIVFFFSSLIQSLIIVSLVLFLIYGKTQDSACSSRIPDLESSFSRLSIENVALKDQRKNLTVMLNITTAIKARNEWDLHRLRQVCNISVMIIQDCERKLAQCNSELMTIRFGRASVPCPAQVSMGCNCGLLVDQLKARLELVESNFTQAVQRMKMEMDQISRERDRLNLETIHLRRDKSTQEKELQFYRQKSRDEFSESLGSVSNVSRAFLQKIESLFPSHIAFQLTCPKQREHLEQIRTNCTSLSREVEDKLQRYLNSVGDQVSGIQAENGRLKAENWRLSEDYRWCSQNRTGMIAQHKRDLDKLQQQHDQDKERLLVDKMKLSGSVTVLENSIKYKSKEVEVLTEQMKQLNLTCVPKTSGFSGGMSFRSNTPSQSGLNHWGGGGSSSSSSSSSSSSSSSSSSSSSSSLSNSQFGRTGSSGLGSSFGSSGSSVNKPVSSGTGSSSSSFLPSGSGSTLGSTGSAFNKPSSSGGGFSSFGSTGSSPGLSSSGIGSNKPTLGGRGSSSAGSSFGSTGSSPSLGSSATSSNKQASSGRSSLGFGYGSSSGSSSGSTGSSGSTGSSGSTGSSLSTGSSGSTGSSGSTGSTGSTSKSGSSTIGFPWLGLGSSNSGQSKPGSVPGKGTSSGNGYGGSGTSYGGGRSSGLTGGPGSVSQHLQELQRLINPSVPEEKQDLSRMLG, encoded by the exons ATGTACAGCAGTGGCTACTCCCATGTCTCCAAGTACAGCCCGTCGGCCTCAAAGAAGATGCAGTACCGCTCAAAGGGCAAGAGCTGCGGCTACTACATGCgcattgttttcttcttctcttcgcTCATTCAGTCTCTTATCATAGTCAGCCTTGTGCTGTTTCTGATCTATGGAAAGACGCAGGACTCGGCGTGCTCATCTCGCATCCCGGACCTGGAGTCCAGCTTTAGCCGACTGTCCATAGAGAATGTTGCCCTGAAGGACCAGAGGAAAAACCTGACCGTCATGTTAAATATCACCACAGCCATCAAGGCTCGTAACGAATGGGATCTGCACAGACTGCGCCAGGTCTGCAACATATCAGTCATGATTATTCAGGACTGTGAGAGGAAGCTG GCGCAGTGCAATAGCGAGCTGATGACTATCAGGTTTGGACGTGCAAGCGTCCCATGTCCGg CACAAGTGTCAATGGGCTGTAACTGTGGTCTGCTGGTGGACCAGCTGAAAGCCAGGCTTGAGCTGGTGGAGTCCAACTTCACCCAAGCAGTGCAGAGGATGAAGATGGAAATGGACCAGATttccagagagagagaccgCTTAAACTTGGAAACCATCCACCTAAGGAGGGACAAATCCACACAAGAGAAGGAGCTGCAGTTCTACAGGCAGAAATCCAGAGACGAGTTTAGTGAGTCCTTGGGTTCTGTCTCCAATGTCTCCAGGGCTTTCCTGCAGAAGATCGAATCTCTTTTCCCCTCACACATCGCCTTCCAGCTCACCTGTCCTAAACAGAGGGAACACCTGGAGCAGATCCGCACAAACTGCACCAGTCTGTCCAGAGAGGTTGAGGACAAGCTCCAGCGATACCTTAACAGTGTGGGAGACCAGGTGTCAGGCATCCAGGCTGAGAATGGCCGCTTGAAGGCGGAAAACTGGCGGCTGTCTGAGGACTATCGCTGGTGCAGCCAGAACCGCACGGGAATGATTGCGCAGCACAAACGCGACTTAGACAAACTTCAGCAACAACATGACCAGGACAAAGAGAGGCTCCTGGTGGACAAGATGAAGCTGAGCGGATCTGTTACAGTGCTGGAAAACAGCATCAAATACAAAAGTAAAGAAGTTGAAGTTCTtacagagcaaatgaagcagcTCAACTTGACTTGCGTACCAAAG ACAAGTGGCTTCTCAGGAGGCATGTCCTTTCGCTCAAACACACCAAGTCAGTCTGGATTGAACCATTGGGGTGGTGGTGGAtccagctcttcctcctcctcctcctcctcctcctcctcctcctcatcatcatcttcctcctccagctctctcagTAATAGCCAGTTTGGTAGGACAGGGTCAAGTGGGTTAGGCTCCAGCTTTGGTTCATCTGGGTCATCAGTGAATAAGCCTGTATCAAGTGGAACAGGCTCTTCTAGTTCGTCCTTCCTGCCATCAGGGTCAGGTTCGACCCTGGGTTCCACTGGATCAGCATTTAATAAGCCATCATCCAGTGGGGGAGGTTTCTCAAGCTTTGGATCCACAGGGTCTAGTCCAGGTCTTAGCTCAAGTGGGATAGGGTCAAATAAGCCAACACTGGGTGGGAGAGGCTCATCATCTGCTGGATCATCCTTTGGGTCAACAGGCTCCAGCCCGAGCCTTGGCTCAAGTGCAACAAGCTCCAACAAGCAGGCATCGAGTGGCAGAAGCTCTTTAGGGTTTGGGTATGGGTCATCATCTGGGTCATCATCTGGGTCAACTGGGTCATCTGGGTCAACTGGATCATCTGGGTCAACTGGATCTTCCTTGTCAACAGGATCTTCCGGGTCAACAGGATCATCTGGTTCAACTGGTTCAACTGGGTCAACAAGTAAGAGTGGGTCAAGCACCATTGGATTTCCTTGGCTTGGGTTAGGGAGCAGTAACTCAGGACAAAGCAAGCCAGGTAGTGTGCCAGGGAAAGGAACATCTAGTGGAAATGGTTATGGTGGAAGTGGAACATCATATGGAGGAGGAAGGTCTAGTGGTCTGACAGGTGGACCAG GTAGCGTCAGTCAGCACCTTCAAGAACTGCAGCGTCTGATCAACCCCTCAGTGCCAGA ggAGAAACAAGATCTCTCGAGAATGTTGGGTTAA